The genomic region ATTCTTTGTCACAAGGTTCCGGGAGGCACTCTTCCATTTCTCAGCTATGTTTGATATATTTGAAGCAAATGTGCCTCGGGATGATCCACAAAGGATGATGTTTGAGAGGGAAGTAATTGGGAGGGACATAATGAATGTTGTTGCATGTGAGGGAATTGAGAGGGTTGAAAGGCCAGAGACATACAAGCAATGGCAGGCTAGGACACTGAGGGCAGGGTTCAAGCAGATTCCATTGGATCAGGACCTTGTGAAGAAAGTGACAAATATGGTCCAATCCAATTATCATAGGGATTTTATCATAGATGTGGATGGCCGCTGGATGCTGCAGGGATGGAAGGGGAGAGTTATTTTTGCCCTTTCATGTTGGAAACCTGTGAAGAATTAAATGTCATGAGGAACTATAGGGAGCAAATTGCAGATTAGTTTTGATTATTCAGTAAACTAAGACTCACTATCCTATTTGATGTAAATATAGATTCCTAGAAGTAAAGATTTCATGTGTGTTGATTGTTAAAGCTCATTATTACCAATATACTACTTCGAATGAATTCAATTGCATTCAGAATAAGCATGAAAATGACTAACCCTTTGCTTTTCTTGGTCTCCTGGAAATGGAAAGCTGTCTCCAGAGGCAGTGTTTCATATAAGCACACACCGAAAGGTTCCTGGGGCTGCAAGTTCAACTTAATTTCAAGGAAACACTCAGCATATCTAACAGCAACCCGGATTCACAATAGCTTCATCATTTCTCTCATAAAATTGTTCATTATCAGATGCAGGTATAGAAAGATAGTATGCTTTGATACGGTAGTCTGATATCCAGCTCCCAGCCAAGAGAAAGGGATGGAGAGATGATATAGGATGGCTCACTATTGCAGTTATTCAGCTGTTAGAAAGAATTTAATAGACGGAAACTGAAAAACTTCAATGTAAAACACATATTAGACTGAAGACAAATTCTACTAGAACCacatttattcactatttagtgTTTTGAAGAAGTATACAGTTATTCACAAGAGAGCAAATTCAGCACAAGCAGAATGCAACTGGAAGTTCATTCAAGTTGTTTGTCATAATAAATTTACATTGCAGGCAACTACTTCAGCTATCCATAAGAGTTGACATGCACATCGGAGAATAGGGGTAAAGAAAGAGCAAATTAACTTAAAGGAACAAAAATTGGAAGTTATAAAGCCTGAGCTTCCATAATTTCATGATAAGGCTACATATTCAACTACAGGAACCTGAAAACTTATGTTAACGGACTGATAATGGTGAAGAACATTTCCCAACTAAGATCACCTAGGAGACTTTGGTCGCCCGAGAACATTTCAATCCAGCTTCACACGCTTTGACTGCTTCTTGGAGCCTTTACTAGTGCTTGGTGATGATTGAACTCCATGAACTCTTTTTGGCGATTTATGTGGTTCAGAATCCATTTCAGATTGTTTTCTCTTAAGGTCTCCACTATCTGTGGATTCTGTGCCGACCTTCGAGCAGTTAGCCGCTTCGGATGCAGATCCATTTTCACTGTCCCCCAATTCAAGGACAAAAGGTCAGATAAAAAACATGCATCTTGTGCAAACATGTGTTCAATTCAACTTACCCTACAATCTGAACCAAAGTTGCACGCAACTCTTATAGCATTCCCATCTCAACATCCCCATATTTCTTACATTCAATGTCCCTTGGTATTACGAAACATCGGATTTTCCTTTCAAAATTTATCTCTTTGATTAAAATCTTTCATTTCTTAATACCATTTTGTAGTTCCAACACAAATTACATAATAATTTTCAAAAGCTTTTAGGACAAAACCAGAACAATAACATAAGATCTGCTCAACTAAAAAAAAACCCACCTAGATAAAGTTCTTCCACCAGAGGCATTTGGCCGACATGCATTTGATGCTTCTTCATTTAGTTTCTATGAAGACAAGGCTTTCTTATGAGAGCAGAAGCAACTCAAGATCACAGAAAGAGAAGAATCACTGGGAAAAATTCGAAAGTCGCTTGACCTTTATAGTTTATACTCACATCAATAGAAGGATTGAAACTAAGAAATGACATCCGTCCAACAACTGCTCCTGGATGGGGATCCCCTTCCATAATGACCACACTGAATGCATGCAAATACAAATAGGAATTAAACAGCTTGAAATAGGGAAAAAAATTGAAGCAAATAACTAGATCTCACAAGTAGTTACATCCTAGCAAATTTATCTATCAAGTATCCCTCTGTATTTTTCATACTACAAGTAAACAATTCAGCTTTCTGCAGGTTGAGGGGAATCAAGCTTGACCAATATACTGAAGGCAACAATTGACAAAATGCTCTTAGCCCTCTAAATTACTATTTGAAAACtaaagaaaaaccaaaaccacCATTGCtctatttcaatgattcaactcCTAGTAAACCAAAAAGCATATGGTCTGTTACTTCTCTCTAACCTTATAATGTaagcacatataacaaaatatgtAGCAGCATAATGTCAAAAGGTTCATAGCTTAGCATAACTGAAATCTAACAAGCACTGAAGAAAAATAATTGCTCAATACACTTCATATATTAAAAGACCATTCAAAAACAGAGTTGGAAAATTGTACCATTTTCTAGTAATAGCACTACTCTCTTCAGGTTTAACCTCTTCTTTCTTAACTTTATCCTCTCTCTGAGCAGCCCTTTGCATGAACTAttaaatgcattaaataaaatagaaacaaaattCATAAAAGTTATAGTTCCCAGTTTATttttcaaattgaaaaaggaaaaagaaaaaaggaaactcAAATGAACAAAATTAATATGGCCATAATCCATATAAGGAGCTCAAGAAATCTTTTTCAATATAAATTCAAaggaaaataaacaaaataatgaATATCCATATAAAATTAACGCAAAAACCAGCTCAAAACTCAAGTCGGTATAAACTCAAGGAAGAAAGCAAGAATATTTTTTGTACTGCAAGCTTACCTTCAAGCCCCTCAAAGTACTCGAGAGCTCTCGTTTCGCCATTTTAACAGCCAAACTTTCCTCCCGAAAAAAACACTGTTAAAAATACTGAATTGAATCAATTTCTTAACTCTTAATTAGGGGAAAACACTATCACCAAAAAGAAATTAGGGGGAAACACAATTTCTTTTGGATTTGTTGTGTTTCTTTATTTAGGGCATCCAATAGATTGGGCCGACGAATTTAAATTTAGGTCTTTAACCCAATCCAAATGAGCCAAATTAGGGATTCGAAATAAAGAGGGTGAAcgtataatttcattattaatgGATCATTTTGATTTGGTATGAGATTATTTTGATATATCACTTtcaatttaatgatattttataaatatctaataaataaaattaaacataaaatacttataattaaagtaaatcaaaatatcatattttttagttttatattCGTATGCATTTATTGGGATAATTTAAATAGGTCGAAGTAATATGAAACAAATTAATACAATGGGtagaaattaaaaatttcatttcaacAAAAAGTAAAGATTTTAATTAATAAGACTTACTCTTTCACAATGACACACAAACCTTGTATGATTTCCCAACTCTCATAAACCTATATGAAGTGCCGTACTTATCAAGAAAAGCAGAGAGCTTTCATTATACCCCAAAACTTAGCAATTAGCTTAACTCAAAAGGTTTCCACTTTTATTTTCAATTATCGGTTCACAATGTTCTTTCTTTTGTCATAAAGAAaactggttttttttttcttttttttgttatctTTGTACTAGAAGCTGTTTTTAATGGGATTGTTGTTgcatgttaaaatattaattcgtTCATATTAATTAGTTGTTTTGGGTGATGGGTTTTGTTTATTGCTTCATTATTATCACTTATCTTTTAGATTTATTGACTTCTTTTCTTTTTAGCAGATTTTTTAGCTGAAAACTTTGTGATCATAGACATGGTACGTTTAATGATTTTGTAGTTCTTCCTTttcgttttaattttaatttcagttTATTTGATTGATCATAAGCTTTTTGTAAAATTGTTTCTTTGACTGGTATTGACGATTTAGCTTATTTGATCACCGCCTATATAGCTTAGGGCAGTTGTTCTCTCTAGTCTCTtgtttgcttattattatttgtttattgcAGGACCGTGGCAATGAAAGATTTGAACAATGTTATCGATGTTACTCTGTCTCTTTCATTAATAAGGTTAGAGGTTACACTTAGTTTTCTTGGCTACAATGTGTTATATATGCAACTGAAGTGTTCTTTATTGTTCTATGAGCCTTTTTTAACTCCACTGTAATTCTAATTGAGTTAAGTCTTTACAGGCACATCTAGAGAAAGGAGATAAAGGTTTGTTGATCTTCTTCACCAATTTATATGATAATATGCCTCTAATATCAGTTTGTAAGTCTAGTTTTCATGGCAATTGACTAACTATAATGATTGCTTGTTATTTCCAGTTATTATGCCTCCCTCAGCTCTTGATCGCCTTGGTAAGTATTTAACTCAACTTTTCCTTCTTTTGTATCCCTGTTAATGAATGTATAATCGTAATATCGACAACGATTGTTATCCAGCATCTTTGCATGTTGATTTCCCATTGCTATTcgagttgacaaatgctcctgtgGGGCGAGTTTCTCATTGCGGGGTTCTAGAATTTATTGCAGATGAGGGCCTGATGTACTTACCACACTGGGTATGGTTTTGAATTTTCTTTGATTCTTTCGATACTGTGATTCAAAGACTGTGTTTTGTTGATTTCGTGCTGCGTGCTTTTCCTACATTTTTTGTTTTCAGATGATGGAGAACTTGCTCCTTGAAGAGGGAGATATTGTACTGGTGAAGAGTACTAGCTTAGCAAAGGCAACCTATGTGAAGCTGCAACTACACACTATGGACTTTTTGGACATCTCCAACCCCAAAGCAATGTTAGTGATCTTATTGGCACCGACTTATGGAATATATCAAATTCTACGATCCGCATTTGTTTCTTAAATTCTTTTTCTTGTGTCTGTTTGCATGCAGCTTGGAAATTACGCTGAGGAGTTACTCTTGCTTAACCGTCGGTGACACTATCATGGTCCCCTATAATGATAAGAAGTATTATATTGATATAGTTGAAGCAAAACCTTCCCCTGCAGTCAGTGTAATTGAAACTGATTGTGAAGTGGACTTTGCACCTCCTCTTGGTTATAAAGAATTTGAAAAGCCAGCTCCCTCTCTACACTCAAACAAGAGGCCACTTGAAGGTAATAACCAATGCAATGGTTGAACTTTGATTTTTGAACATACAAATGATTCCATGCAACAAATGACCTCTCCGTGCATATTTCAGTTGAAGAGGAGCTGCCAAGAAAAATCAAGTTCGTCCCTTTCAGCGGTTCAGCAAGGCGCTTGGATGGCGAACTGGCTGCAATGCCTGTCTCTCCTTTgcttaaacaaaattcaaatgttGGTAATGAAACTGTTGCTTCCGGAAGCTATACTTCACGTCAACAGGCTGGAAAGCTTGTGTTCGGTTCGAATGGAAATCGGCCCcaaaataaaacaacaaaagTATGTTGTGCTATTCTAGTTTTAATGGCGGAAGTCACTCATGCGATTCAGATTATACATATTTCCCTAAAATAAGTCGATTTATATTTAGTTATTTGGAACTCTTGTTGTAGGTTGCCATGAAGAATAGCAGTCAAGAACCAAGGAGAGAGAAACAACCAGTTCAAGCCTTCACTGGGAAAAAGTATAAACTGATGGGATGACTGCATTCAAACTTTtaacttgatatatatatatatatatatatatatatatatatatatatataaggtttTGATTGTTCCTTTTTACTTAGACCAGTAGGACGAAGAAGAAACTGAGTTTTTTTTACAACCAAATGATAGGATGggagcaattttattttattattaagttttTTTAGATTCATTGTCTTACATGGTTACAAAATAGAACGGTTATTGTGAAAGACCAGTGAATATATATGATCTAAAAGAGCTAAGCTCTAACAGTTGTCTCAATGGAGATCTTGCCGGAATACCGAATGTTCTTAGTCTTCTCATCTGTAGCTTCCCAGAGCTCAGGCAATGCTTCCCGGATATTGTGGATGCTCTCTAAGGCATAATCCACACCGTCGGTCCGGTGAGAAGTTCCGACctgtatatgtatgcatattatgGGAGGAAACTAGTGAGCCAAGCATTCTCGAACTAACAAAAGGCAAAACCAAACACAAATTATCAGCACGATATATACTAACTTACCCACACAGCGTGAAGGCCCATCTTTTTA from Gossypium arboreum isolate Shixiya-1 chromosome 1, ASM2569848v2, whole genome shotgun sequence harbors:
- the LOC108483174 gene encoding uncharacterized protein LOC108483174; the encoded protein is MAKRELSSTLRGLKFMQRAAQREDKVKKEEVKPEESSAITRKCVVIMEGDPHPGAVVGRMSFLSFNPSIDKLNEEASNACRPNASGGRTLSSENGSASEAANCSKVGTESTDSGDLKRKQSEMDSEPHKSPKRVHGVQSSPSTSKGSKKQSKRVKLD
- the LOC108481796 gene encoding uncharacterized protein LOC108481796 — translated: MDRGNERFEQCYRCYSVSFINKAHLEKGDKVIMPPSALDRLASLHVDFPLLFELTNAPVGRVSHCGVLEFIADEGLMYLPHWMMENLLLEEGDIVLVKSTSLAKATYVKLQLHTMDFLDISNPKAILEITLRSYSCLTVGDTIMVPYNDKKYYIDIVEAKPSPAVSVIETDCEVDFAPPLGYKEFEKPAPSLHSNKRPLEVEEELPRKIKFVPFSGSARRLDGELAAMPVSPLLKQNSNVGNETVASGSYTSRQQAGKLVFGSNGNRPQNKTTKVAMKNSSQEPRREKQPVQAFTGKKYKLMG